The Oncorhynchus kisutch isolate 150728-3 linkage group LG14, Okis_V2, whole genome shotgun sequence genomic sequence TTAGTGTTCCACTTGACCTCACACTTGTCATGAACTCATCAATAAGACTTTGTAGAAGCTTGTAGATAACACACTCTGTTTTTACAATTTTGTGACAACAACCGTTTAAAACAAACCTATCCATGCCAttagaaaatgtatttgaaaGACATTCCAAGATCTTGGTGAAAATCTAACTAAGGGAGTCTGTACAGCTTTTACTTGATCCCGAAACACCTCTACTATCCCCCAAATTCTCTCCCCGTTCATAAATGTAGACTCTTTTCTATCCTCCATTTCTTACATGTCAGGTGCTtgcttcctttctttcttttcctACCCTTATTATATCCCCCTGATTCCTTCAACCGTCATCATATGATGTTTATTTACTATATAGCATCTAAAATCGATTCAGAGATGTTATGAACAACTAAAACAACATATTTCAGTGTATTTATAGAATATCTAATGAAGGGAAATACATTTACATGTATTAAAGGTTTGTTTTGTAGCTGAAAAGGTCCCACTATTCAAGCACAATTCAGGGGAAGTGGAACAGCACTAAAAATCTAATttcataaaataataataactttttACATGAATGGCTATtatatactgagcaaaaatataaacacaacatgcaacaatttcaacaattttactaagttacagttcataaggaaattcggccctaatctatggatttcacctgactgggcataggtccacccactTGGGAACCAAGgcctacccactggggagccaggcccaaacAATCGGAATACGttttttttcccacaaaagggatttatttgacagaaatactcctcattgtcgtcagctgtctgggtggctggtatCAGACGATTCCTCAGGTGAAGAATTCGGATGtggcggtttatggtagagaaatgaacattcaactctctggcaacaactctggtggacattcctgcagtcagcaagccaattgcacgctccctcaaaacttgagacatctgtggcattgtgttgtgtgacaaaactgcacattttagagtggccttttattttttCTGTGTATAGATCATAAAAGACCactggatcttttatttcagctcatgaaacatgggaccaagactttacattttgcttttatatttttattccgtATATATTTACAAATAACTACTAATTTAACACAAAAAGCTAGATTGTTGAATTATAATTGAAAGAATCACAGCCCTGTCAATCTAGCACAAGGTTTCAtaaagtgccttgcaaaagtattcatccctcttggcatttttccaaTTTTGCATTCTTGAGGGAaaatcttccagagatttgagactagggcggaggttcaccttccagcaggacaatgaccctaagcatattgCTAAAGCAACCttaagtggtttaaggggaaatatttaaatgtcttgcaatggcctagtcaaagcccagacctcaatccaattgagaatatgtggtatgacttaaagattgctgtacaccagcaggacccatccaacttgaaggagctggagcagttttgccttgaagaatgggcaaaaatcccagtggctagacgtGCCAAGTttacagagacataccccaagaaacTTGCAGCtgaaattgctgcaaaaggtggctctacaaagtattgactttgggggagtgaatagttatgtacgctcaagtttttgtttttttggtcttatttcttgtttgtttcacaataaaaaaatattttgcatcttcaaagtggtagtcatgttgtgtaaatcaaatgatacaactccccaaaaaatccattttaattccaggttgtaaggcaacaaaataggaaaaatgccaagcagggtgaatactttcgcaagccactgtatgtatgGAGGTGTTTCATGAGTTTTAATGGGTCACCCCATCTAGGAAACCtgaccacacacactacaatgaCGTCACACTAACCCACAGCTATTTGGTCATACACAGAACACATTCAGGAGAAACCAAATAACTTTTGTTGTGCATGGGTTGCAAAATTACCATAGTTCAGTACAATCTAACGAAAATGTACCACTACACCTGATGTCCCACTAATGCTGACATCACCctgctttctgaattgactggaattgaaatggaattgtccCCAGCCCTGAGGCATATAGACCTATATTACGGGAGTGGGAAAAGCTCTTACGTATCGGCTATGATAGGATGACATTGGCTGAGAAGCCCAGCCCACTTTCACTTTCTCCTGTTTCGTCCacatctatccccctctctccacatcATTAACCATTCAAACCAGGTAGAGCAGCGGAAGCCAACCCACGTCTGGCCGGTCGTCCCTTTCCGCtgcaatttgtgtgtgtgtgagcgcagcGAGCTAACGAGGATTGTGTGAGTCCTCGCCAAGGATTAGCGGGGTTGGTTCGTCCTCAGTAACATTAGAGACAGTGTCGCGGCAGCTGCAGTTAAATCAAAGGCTTTAGCTCGCTTTGTTGGATGGTAACCGTttaatatccctctctctccactgtaaTAGCTGCTGTCAATGCAGCTGAAGACTCGCCTTTTCGTCGCATAGGTTACACGAGGACATTTGGGGTTTAATTTTTCCGAACGGAATTATAAATGGTAAATCGATGTGTATATTAAAATAGAGGTGGTGTGCTATATGTGAATTATAACCGTTTATAAGAGTAATAACAGTGTAAATGCATATTTCAAAGCAGCTATCTATTCTGTACCCTATGTAGTTTATTGGATAATAGCAGCGATATTCAGCAGCCATTGATCGCCACTAGGAATGCAGTCAATTGCCACAACACAGTCAGTCCACTACGCTACTATTGAATAGGATTATTTTATCTTCAGTGGCAGATTCATTAAACTGCAAAACGAATAGACAGCAGTTCATCGGTTTattaatggtgtgtgtgttttttcagtCGGACCTCGTCAGAATGATGCACTGAAGAAGGAATAGGCTACGTGCAAGCGTCTGTCCAGAGGCTGCAGTATAGCTGAGGGATTGCGGTGCAAAGTTTTTTTTTACGGTTTCACCGTCTAACATCAGTGGTTGGCTATAAAGGGAGAATCGTGAATCTCGATCCCCCTGCGCTCGGCGGAGACATAATGGCCACTCTACTGCGTAAAATCGGTCTGATTCGTCTTCACGACCGGGACACAGAGGACCCCAAGCATCACCAGGGCTCGCTAAAGGGGACCAAGGGGAACACCAAGAACAACGCCAAGCAGCACTCTCAGACCACCAACGAGACCAACAACCTCCTCAGCACCCCCGAGATAAAAGCGAAGAAGCTGGATCAGCACAGCAGCAAGGACAAACCGTCCGTAAAGGATAAGCAACAGGCCAAGGACACCAAGGAGAAACAGCAGAtgggaggcggaggaggaggaggtgggatcgGGGTTGGGAAATCAGCGACCAGTGCCTCGATACCACCACTAGCCCCTCACCGGCAGCACTGCACCCAAGTCCGGACGAGAAGACTCATGAAGGAACTCCAGGAGATCCGGCGGTTGGGAGACAACTTTATAACGGTCGAGCTGGTCGACGACAACCTATTTGACTGGAACGTCAAGCTCCACCAGGTAGACAAAGACTCGGCGCTGTGGCAGGACATGAAAGAAACGAACACCGAGTTCATACTGTTGAATGTCTCTTTCCCCGACAATTTCCCCTTCT encodes the following:
- the LOC109881131 gene encoding ubiquitin-conjugating enzyme E2Q-like protein 1, which codes for MATLLRKIGLIRLHDRDTEDPKHHQGSLKGTKGNTKNNAKQHSQTTNETNNLLSTPEIKAKKLDQHSSKDKPSVKDKQQAKDTKEKQQMGGGGGGGGIGVGKSATSASIPPLAPHRQHCTQVRTRRLMKELQEIRRLGDNFITVELVDDNLFDWNVKLHQVDKDSALWQDMKETNTEFILLNVSFPDNFPFSPPFMRVLTPRLENGYVLDGGAICMELLTPRGWSSAYTVEAVMRQFAASLVKGQGRICRKAGKSKKAFSRKEAEATFKSLVKTHEKYGWVSPPVSDG